A genomic region of Leptolyngbyaceae cyanobacterium contains the following coding sequences:
- the psbZ gene encoding photosystem II reaction center protein PsbZ: protein MFTILFQLALFALVALSFVMVVGVPVAYATPQNWDQSKRLLWIGSGVWIVLVLLVAVLNSFVV, encoded by the coding sequence ATGTTCACAATCTTGTTTCAATTAGCTTTGTTTGCTCTGGTTGCTTTATCGTTCGTCATGGTAGTTGGCGTTCCAGTTGCTTATGCCACGCCCCAAAATTGGGACCAATCAAAAAGATTGCTGTGGATAGGTTCCGGCGTTTGGATCGTGTTGGTTTTACTAGTAGCTGTGTTGAATTCTTTTGTAGTTTAA
- the ribH gene encoding 6,7-dimethyl-8-ribityllumazine synthase: MAVFEGSFTQTESWKFAIVIGRFNDLVTSKLLEGCQDCLKRHGINVDPHGTQVDYVWVPGSFEVPIVARQLAISQRYDAIICLGAVIKGQTPHFDYVAAEVSKGIAAAGFQTGVPVIFGILTTDTMQQALERAGIKSNHGWDYAMNAIEMASLMGKLKANSDIQPLPASLKSAMLPGDPA, encoded by the coding sequence ATGGCAGTTTTTGAGGGAAGTTTTACTCAGACAGAATCTTGGAAGTTCGCGATCGTGATCGGTCGTTTCAACGACTTAGTAACCAGCAAACTTTTGGAAGGATGCCAAGATTGTCTGAAGCGTCACGGCATCAACGTCGATCCTCACGGGACACAAGTAGATTACGTTTGGGTTCCCGGTAGTTTTGAAGTACCGATAGTGGCTCGTCAGTTGGCCATCAGCCAGCGCTACGATGCGATAATTTGCCTGGGTGCAGTAATCAAAGGTCAAACTCCTCACTTTGATTACGTGGCGGCTGAGGTGTCTAAAGGCATTGCCGCCGCAGGTTTTCAAACTGGCGTACCGGTTATTTTCGGGATCTTGACCACAGATACCATGCAACAAGCTCTAGAACGAGCCGGCATTAAAAGCAATCATGGTTGGGACTATGCCATGAACGCGATCGAAATGGCGAGTTTGATGGGCAAACTCAAAGCCAACTCGGATATTCAGCCTCTACCAGCATCTTTGAAAAGTGCAATGCTTCCCGGAGACCCCGCTTAG
- a CDS encoding DHH family phosphoesterase, with protein sequence MDLILCHTTADFDALGAAVGLTRLRPGSKIVLPGGAHPAVRDFLALHRDEFALIERRSVNSKLIRSLMVVDTQQRDRLGKASEWFDLPHIKEIIIYDHHPSQDTDIPATKLQIESVGATTTLVVEQLQKLARESEITGEQKSSIAIENSPHPPISPSPH encoded by the coding sequence ATGGATTTAATTTTGTGCCACACCACAGCAGATTTTGACGCTTTAGGAGCAGCCGTAGGGCTTACGCGCCTGCGCCCGGGGTCGAAAATCGTGTTACCTGGTGGCGCACACCCGGCGGTACGGGATTTTTTGGCGTTGCATCGGGATGAGTTTGCTTTAATTGAAAGGCGATCGGTTAACTCAAAATTAATTCGCTCTTTGATGGTAGTGGATACTCAACAGCGCGATCGTCTCGGTAAAGCGTCTGAATGGTTCGATCTGCCTCACATCAAAGAAATCATTATCTACGACCATCACCCATCTCAAGATACGGATATTCCAGCGACTAAATTACAAATTGAGTCTGTCGGCGCTACCACCACTTTGGTAGTAGAACAATTACAAAAATTAGCCAGGGAGAGCGAGATAACGGGAGAGCAAAAGAGTTCAATAGCAATTGAAAATTCTCCCCATCCCCCCATCTCCCCATCCCCCCATC